The region ACGATGAAGTCGGCGCGGGCGCGGGCGGCCTCGACGTCGCCGCGGACGATCGGCTGGCCGTGGACGATGTTCGGGTGGTCGACGTGGGCGAAGTGGCGGTCGGTGCGGTCCTCGTGGATGAGGATCGCGTCCGGCGCGGTCGCGGATGCCTCGTCGGTGACGACCGGCAGTTCGCGGTACTCGACCTTGATCTTGGCCGCGGCGCGGCGCGCGGTCTCCGGGTGGTCGGCGGCGACGATGGCGACGGGTTCGCCGTGGTGGCGAACCCTGCCGTGGGCGAGGACCGGGGTGTCCTGGACCTCCAGGCCGTAGTTCCGCACGTCGGTCGGCAGGTCGTCGTACGTCATGACGGCGTAGACGCCGGGCAGCGCGAGGGCCTCGCCCGTGTCGATGGAGACGATCTCGGCGTGCGCGACCGTGGAGCGCAGGATCTGGCCCCAGAGCATGTCCTCGTGCCACATGTCGGAGGAGTACGCGAACTCGCCGGTGACCTTGAGGGTGCCGTCGGGGCGGAGCGTGGACTCGCCGATGCCGCCCTTGGTCTTCGAGCCCTGGGTGACCTTGGTGGGGGTCCCGAGGGGCGCGTTCTTGCCGGGCATGTCAGACCGCCTCTCCCTGTCGGGCCGCCGCCAGCCGGACCGCGTCCATGATCTTCTCGTAGCCCGTGCAGCGGCACAGGTTGCCCGACAGCGCCTCGCGGATGTCCGCGTCGGTCGGGTTGGGGTTCTGCTCCAGCATCTCGTCGGCGGCGACCAGCAGACCGGGCGTGCAGAAGCCGCACTGGACGGCTCCGGCGTCGATGAACGCCTGCTGGATGGGGGCGAGTTCGGTGCCCTCACCGGTCTGGGAGTCGGTGGCCGGTGAGGCGGTCGCGCCCTTGGGCTGCCACTGCCTGGCCGCGTCAAGTGACGTACCGCAGGCGCCCGTTCCGCAACTGCCGTGCGCCGCACGCTGTTTGGCGTGGTCGGCGAGCCCTTCGACCGTGACGACCTCGCGCCCTTCCACCTGCCCCGCAGCGACGAGGCACGAGCACACCGGTACGCCGTCGAGGCGGACGGTGCACGATCCGCACTCGCCCTGTTCGCAGGCGTTCTTGGAGCCCGGCAGGCCGAGCCGCTCCCGCAGGACGTAGAGCAGGGACTCGCCCTCCCACACGTCGTCGGCCTCCTGAGGCCGTCCGTTGACCGTGAAACTGACGCGCATTACGCGACTCCCTCCGTGTGGGCGGCGGTGCCGCGGTACGACTCCCAGGTCCACGTCAGCGTGCGCCGGGCCATCACGCCGACCGCGTGGCGGCGGTAGCTCGCGGTGCCCCGGACGTCGTCGATGGGGTTGCAGGCGCCCGCACACAGTGCGGCGAACTGCTTGGCGACCGACGGCGTGATGATCTTCCCGTTGTCCCAGAAGCCGCCCTCTTCGAGCGCCGCGTTCAGGAACTCCTCGGCCGTCTTGGCCCGGACGGGTGTGGGCGCCGCCGAACCGATCCCCGTACGGACGGTCCGGGATTCGGGGTGCAGCGCGAGCCCGAAGGCGCAGACCGCGATGACCATGGCGTTGCGGGTGCCCACCTTGGAGTACTGCTGGGGCCCGTCCGCCTTCTTGATGTGGACGGCGCGGATCAGCTCGTCGGGGGCGAGGGCGTTGCGCTTCACACCTGTGTAGAAGTCGTCGATCGGGATCAGCCGGGTCCCCCGGACGGACTCGGCCTCGACCTCGGCCCCGGCGGCGAGGAGCGCCGGGTGGGCGTCACCGGCCGGGGAGGCGGTGCCGAGGTTGCCGCCGACGCCTCCTCGGTTGCGGATCTGCGGGGAGGCGACCGTGTGCGAGGCGAGGGCCAGGCCCGGCAGCTCGGCGCGCAGGTTCTCCATGATCCGGGTGTACGGAACGGAGGCGCCGAGCCGCACGCTCCGCTCGCCGGTCTCCCACTCGTACAGATCTCCGATACGGGTCAGGTCGAGGAGGTACTCGGGCCGGCGGTGGTCGAAGTTGATCTCGACCATCACGTCGGTGCCGCCCGCGAGAGGCACAGCGGTGGGGTGCTCGGCCTTCGCGGCGAGCGCCTCCTCCCAGCTGGCGGGGCGAAGGAAGTCCATGACCGGCTCTTTTCCTCTTCGTCGCGTACGTGGGTGCCAATGGCTCGTTCATGCGCTGTTCACGTGCGGTGAGGCCAGTACACAGGGCTGTGCTCCACCGGGGTCAGTCACGGAAACCATGAAGGAGTTGGCTGGCCAGGGCAATCGTCTTGTAGATTCGTATGAACAGGGGCCATCGGTAACCTCTCCGATTTTCCCTGGAAACAGTGATCGCCGCGCAGGCGCGAAAGCGCGGCTCTCGGACAGAACGGCGGCGACGAGAATGCGGCTGCGCGCACTGCTGGACACGGACGCGCTGGGCCTCACGCTGCTCGGCGGCGAGGACGAGCTGGACCGCGCCGTACGAGGGGTGATGACCACCGACCTCAGGGACCCCAGCCGCTACCTCTCGGGCGGCGAGCTGGTGCTCACCGGCCTGGCGTGGCGCCGGGACCCGGCGGACTCCGAGGCGTTCGTACGGCTCCTGACGGGGGCCGGGGTCGCGGCGCTGGCCGCCGGTGAGGCCGAGCTGGGGAACATCCCGGACGACCTGATCACGGCCTGTGCCCGGCACCGGCTGCCGCTGTTCGCGGTGCACGAGTCGGTGGCGTTCGCTTCGATCACCGAGCATGTCGTGCGGCAGGTGTCCGGGGAGCGGGCCGGCGATCTGGCGGCGGTCGTGGACCGGCACCGGCGGATGATGACCTCCGGTCCGGCGGGCGGCGGCCCCGACGTCGTCCTGGACCTGCTCGGCTCCGACCTCGACCTGCGCGCCTGGGTTCTGTCCCCCGCCGGCCGTCTCATCGCGGGCTCGAAGGTCTCCGGCCCCGCCCCGGCGCCCGACGTGTGCGCGACGCTGGCGGCCGAGCACCTGGCGGCGGCCCGCACCGGCAGACGCGGACCGCACCGGGTGGCGGTGGGCGGCACGGCGTACTCCCTCTTCCCCGTGCGCGGCAACAGCCGTACCGCCGCCGATCAGGGCGGTTCGCGGGACATGCGCGAGACCCTGCTGTCCGAGTGGCTGCTCGCCGTCGAGGCGGACGCCGGGGACTGGCCGGCGGAGCGGCTCGATCTGCTCCAGGGCGTCACCCAGCTGATCGCGGTCGAGCGCGACCGGCGCGACGCGGCGCACACGGTACGGCGGCGGCTCGCGCAGGAGGTCCTGGAGCTGGTGCAGTCGGGCGCGGCGCCCGCCGAGATCGCGGCCCGGTTGCGGGTCGCCGCGCCGGTGCTGCTGCCCGGCCTCGGCGCGGCCCCGCACTGGCAGGTCGTCGTGGCCCGCGTGGACTGGGCCGGCGGTGAGATCGAGGGCGGCCCGGTGGCCCAGGCTTTGCTGGAGGAAATCCTTGTCGACCCGCTGCTGACGGGCCCGGAGCACTCCGACCGGATCGCCGTGGCCCATACGGGGGACGAGGCGGTCGCCCTCGTTCCGCTGCCTGCGGTGTCGTCCGAGCACGACGGTTCGGAGGCGGGGATCCTGGCCGAGGAGCTGCTCGCCGCCGTACGGGACCCGCTGTCGGCGGGTCTGGACGACAACGGGCGGCTCACGATCGGGGTCAGCGCGACCGTCCATTCGGCGGAGGGGCTGCGCGGGGCGCTGGAGGAGGCACGGCACGCCCGCCGGGTGGCCGGGGCGCGTCCGGGCCGGGTGTGTGCGGCGGGCCATCAGGAGCTGGCCTCGCATGTGCTGCTGCTCCCGTTCGTCCCGGACGACGTCCGCCGCGCCTTCACTGCCCGGCTCCTGGACCCCCTGCGGGACTACGACCGGCGCCACCGGGCCGAGTTGATCCCGACGCTGGAGGCGTTCCTGGAGTGCGACGGCTCGTGGACGCGGTGCGCGGCCCGGCTGCATCTGCATGTGAACACGCTGCGGTACCGGGTGGGGCGGATCGAGCAGTTGACGGGCCGTGAACTCTCCCGCCTGGAGGACAAGCTGGACTTCTTCCTGGCACTGCGGATGAGTTGACACGACGGGCCCCACCGGACACCCCGGGGTGCGGGGCGTGCGGTCCTGACGCACGCCGGGTGACACCGGCCGCGCGGCAACCGGGGCACGCAATCTTCCCCGACTTTGTGAATTCTTTCACCTACCCCCTTGGCCCGGCACCGGGATTCGTGCTGAGATGCCGCCACACTCAACAGGCTCGATGGCGTGCTCGGGGAGGGCAACGTGGCGCATACCGCCATGTCTGGTTCCGGAACGACTTCTGGTGACGATCCACTCCAGACCGCGGTATGGCGGCTGCGCTCACGCGCCTGCTGGGCGGATGCGGCGGCGCTGCTTGACCCCGGCACGGCCGACGCCTCGCTCCAGCGGGCGGCGCTCTTGGTGGAGCGGTGCCTCTACACCGAGCAGGGTTGGGGGGAGGCCGAGGACGCGCTGCGTACGGCGGAGGCGGTGGCCCAGAGCGACGACGAGCGGGGCGCGGCGGCATGCGAGCGTGGGCAGTTGGCGTACGCGTCGACCCTCCTCGGCGTACGGGACCGCGCCGACGAGGCGCGGGCCGCGCTGGGCCGGGCGGCGGCGTTGATCCCGCCGGGGGCGTCGGGGCGGGCGGTGCTGGACTTCCGGCGGGGGCTGCTGGCCGAGAACCTCGCGCGTTCTCCGCAGGCGGCGCGGGCCGCGTACCGGCGCGCGCACGCGGGGGCCACCGCGCACGCCGATCCGCTGCTGCTGTCGTTCACTTGGCGTCATCTGGCCGGACTCGCCCTGCGCGAGGGGGAGTTGGCGGAGGCGCGACACGGGTTCAGTGAATCGCTGCGGATTCGGGAGGAGTTGGGGTATCTGGTGGGGACGGCGCCCGCGTTGGCGTCGCTCGCCGATGCGGAGTCCGAGCCGGAGGCTTCGCGGTTGCGGGCGGAGGCGGGGCGGTTGTTCCGGTTGCTCGGGGGTGTACCTACCTGGCTGGCGCGGCAGTTGGCTCCGCCGGCGGCGTCTGCGTGACCGCGCCAACCGGGTGGGGTGGTTCGGTTGAGTGCCGAGTGCGCCGTGGCTTGTCGCGCAGTTCCCCGCGCCCCTGCCGTTGGTTCAGTGAGCGCCTGTTACGTGTTCCCGTACCAGAGACTGGACCACTGCCGCGTCTCTCGCCTCCAAGGCGTCCAGTAGAGCCATGTGATCGTCCGCGTCTGCCATGAGGGCTGCTCGGCTCGTGTCGGCCTTCGTGTCCACCAGGGGCCATTGGGCGCGGCGGTGGAGGTCGTCGGCGAGCTGGACGAGTTGGGTGTTGCCGGCGAGGGACAGGACCGCCCGGTGGAAGGCGCGGTCGGTCTCCGCGTAGGTGGCCCGGCAGCCGGTGGACGCCGCTCGGGCCGTCGCCTCGGCGAGTGGGCGCAGTTCCGTCCAGCGTTCGGCGGGGACCGTGCGGGACAGGCGGAGCAGGACCGGGAGTTCGAGCAGGGCGCGGATCTCGGCCAGCTCCGCCAGCTCGCGGGCGCCGCGTTCCACGACGCGGAAGCCCCGGTTGGGGACGACCTCGACGGCGCCCTCCAACGCGAGCTGCTGCATCGCCTCGCGGACCGGTGTCGCGGACACCCCGAACCGGTCGCCCAGCGCGGGGGCCGAGTACACCTCACCGGGCGCCAGCTCGCCTCCGACGAGCGCGGTGCGCAGCGCGTCGAGGATCTGCCCGCGCACGGAGGACCGCTGGACGACGGGCCGTGTCCGGGCCGGAGGTGTCTGCGCGGGGCGGGACCGGTCGGGGTGGGACCGTTCCGGGCGAGGCACCGGGATCGGCTGCTCACTGTGCGTGTGCTCACCCCGGGCACCGTCGGCCGCCGCACCCGCGCTCGCGGTGTCACGAGCCGTCGGACCGCTCGCCCCGAAACCCCACCCGCGGTCCACGTCCGCCGCCGTGAGCTGCGGAGGAACGCGTACGGCGCCCGGGTGTGAGACCGGGGCCCCTGTCTCGGGCGAGCCGTGCGCGCCCTGTGGGCCGGCGTGCTGCACGGGGGCCTCCTCCGGGCTAGATGGCACCTTGACGGCACATGGGGTCATTGCGGCGGGTTGTTACTCGCCCGTCAAGCACCATAGGCGCACATTCCGTCAGTTCAAATCCCGATTCGGGTCCAGGTTCGGATCCGGCCGGGATCCAGGCCGGATCCGGTGCCGAATCCGGATCACATCACGGGCATGACGGGTAAGGTAAGGCTTACCTTTGATCTTCGAGCGAGCTATCGAGATGCGGTGGTCCCGGCATGTCCGCTCCCATCCAGACCCGGTCCGCCCTCGCGGACGCGTACGACCGGCTCGCCGAGGTCTACCCGGCCGCGGCCGTCACCGAGCTGGATCCCGGGCAGGCGCATCCGCGCGGCGCCGGATGGGTGCGGGCCGCCGGGCTCGCGGCCGGCGACGGCGACCTCGACTCCTTCCTCGACTGGGACGACGAGCAGGTGCTGCGGGACTACGGGGAGCGGGGCCGCCCGGACGTCGTGGCCGGTTTCGGACTGCACCGGTACGCGTGGACGGCGTGTCTGCTGATCACCGTGCCGTGGTTCCTGCACCGCCGGGTGCCCCGGCTGCCCGTGGAGGACGTCTCCTACCACCGCACCGACGGGCGCTTCAGCGTCCGCACCGGCGCCTTCGCCTGTCTGCCCGACGACCCGGCGGCGGTCCAGCCCGGGGCCCGGGTGGTCGGAGACGAGGAGGCGCTGCGCGGGGAGGTGCGGGCGGCGCTCACCGAACACCTGGAGCCCCTGCTCGGCGGTTTCGGGCCACGGATGCGGCGGCGCGGGCGGGCCCTGTGGAGCGTGGTGACCGACGACGTCGTGGAGGGCCTGCACTACATAGGACAGGTCGTCGGCGAGGCGGACCGCGCGCGGCGCGAACTGGAGCTGCTGCTGCCGGGCTCGACCCGGCCGTTCGTCGGCTCGGCGGGCTTCCGGGAGGTGACCGGGCCGGACGGTGCCACGCTGCCCACCCGGGACCGGGCCAGTTGCTGCTTCTTCTACACGATCCGCCCGGACGAGACGTGCGACAACTGCCCCCGCACCTGCGAGAACGACCGCATCGCCAAGCTGAAGGCCGCCGCCGCGAGTTGAGACACCCTCAGCGACGGACCCCTCCCCGTGGGGCCCGCGGGGCGTGCCGTAGGATCCCGCCGTAAGATCACGTTCGTCTCAGGCTCCCCATGGTTACGGGCACTTCACAAGTTCCTCACTTTCCGCAGGAACTTTCCGTGGAACCACCCGTACGGGTAGTCTTATTCGAACTCAACTCCCGCCCCTCAAGCGGCAGTTCGAGCAGAATGCCGCCCTGAGCATCCCCTTGCACCTCCTTAGGCGGCCTCTTGCCCCGAAACCCCCTGAGGGCTGAGGGGATTGGGCCACTATGGCGGGCGTTACGCCCTATCCCAATGCAAGGGACCCCAGATGAGACTGACCGACATATCGCTTAACTGGCTGCTTCCGGGCGCCGTACTGCTCCTGGGCGTGCTGGCGGCGGTGGCGGTGCTCTCGCGCGGCAAGCGCTCCTCCGGGGCGAAAGCGAGCCAGGACGACTCGTGGGAGCGCACCGAAGAGCGCCGCAGGCGCAAGGAAGCCATTTTCGCCACGGCGTCCTACGTCCTCCTCTTCTGCAGTGCGGCGGTCGCCGCGGCGCTCTCCTTCCGCGGCCTCGTCGGCTTCGGCGAGCAGAACCTGAACCTCACCGACGGCTGGCAGTACCTCGTCCCGTTCGGTCTGGACGGAGCGGCGATGTTCTGCTCCGTGCTCGCGGTGCGCGAGGCCAGCCACGGTGACGCGGCCCTCGGTTCCCGGATACTGGTGTGGATGTTCGCCGCCGCCGCCGCCTGGTTCAACTGGGTGCACGCGCCCCGGGGCCTCGACAACGCGGGCGCCCCGCAGTTCTTCGCCGGCATGTCCCTGTCCGCCGCGGTCCTCTTCGACCGCGCGCTGAAGCAGACCCGCCGGGCCGCCCTCCGCGAACAGGGCCTCGTGCCGCGTCCGCTGCCGCAGATCCGTATGGTCCGCTGGGCGCGGGCGCCCCGTGAGACGTACAAGGCCTGGTCGCTGATGCTCCTTGAGGGTGTGCGCAGCCTGGACGAGGCGGTCGACGAGGTGCGCGAGGACCGGCGTCAGAAGGACCAGGCGAAGATGCGCCGTCGTGAGCAGGAGCGGGCCGAGCGCGCGCACCTCAAGGCGATCAGCCGGGGCCACCGCGGCCCGTTCGGCGGCGGCGGTGGCGGCGGTGGCCGGCAGCAGGTCGAGGTGGAGCGGGCGCCCGCCCAGGTCACCTCGGAACCTGCCATATCCACCGCGGAGCAGCTGCCTCTGCGCGCCCGTCACTCCCTTCAGCCCGTTCGCGGCACCAGTGACTCGATCACTGTCGACCTGACGGCGGAGGACGACACGATGGCCCTGCCCCGCCTGGACTCCCTGGAGCGCAAGCTCCGGGACCTCGAGCAGCAGTACGGCTGAGCCGAACCGCTGAGCACGAGTTGAGCGCTGGTTGAGCGTGAACCGACATGGGGGCGTGGCCTGTTCAGGCCGCGCCCCCGTTCAGTTCGAACCACACCGCCTTGCCCACGCCGTGCGCCTGGACTCCCCACGCGTCGGCGAGGGACTCCACCAGAACCAGGCCTCTGCCATGCGTACCGTCGTCGGCGACCGGTGCGCGCAGCCTCGGCCGGCGTCCCACGAAGTCCCGTACCTCTACGCGTAGTCCGTGCGGCGAGACGGTCGCCGTCAGTACCGCGTCGCGGTCGGTGTGGACCAGCGCGTTGGTGACCAGCTCGCTGGTGAGCAGTTCCGCTATCTCCGAGCAGCCGGGCCGCCCCCAGTGTCGCAACAGGTCGCGCAGTGCCCTACGGGCCTCCGGCACCTCCCGCAGATCCGAACAGCCCAGCCTGCGCCTCATGTGCGACGCCTCCCCCCGGTGCATGCCATCGTCGTCGCCGATGGCGTTGCCGTTGTCGTCGTTGCCGTGGTCGTTCTCGGTCGTTTCCTCCGCCGTTTTCGCCGAGAAGGCCCCGATGGTTACGGGGCCGCCCCCTCGCGCACGCCTCTTCATGACCCCCGCCCGGACGCCGGTGTACTGTCCCCTCCTGATCGAACGCGTTCACGGGATCCATGCCCCCGACCTGAACACGGCAGTCATGTCGAATCCTCAACGACTGGATGTACGGGGCTGGTTGGACTGTTCCTGGCCGGATCCTGACGTCGACGGCGCCCGCCGGACGCTGCTGGAGGGGCGTTTGGAGCGGACGCTGCGACAGTTCACGCGCCCGTCCAGGCGGGGACGGGCGCGTGCGGGCGGCGGATCGGCCGGACTGTCCAGTGCGGCCTGCCGATCCGGCCGTAGGTCACTTGCCGCCGATGCCCTTCGTGCCGATGTGGATGATCCGGTGGTCCCGGGTCATGTCGACGACCAGCTTGGTGGTGCCGGCGGTGCTCCCCGAGCCCCAGGTCAGCGTGATGCCGGCCTCCGTGTGGTCGGCGGTGCCGTTGTCGGTGACCGTCCAGCGGACGGGGACGTTCTGGGCGCGCAGGACGCCGTCCGCGTGGTTTTTCTCCTCCCAGGCGACCAGCTTCTTCAGGTAGTCGGGGTGGATGTAGTACTTGCGCAGTTCCGCCGCGAGCTTTCCGCCCTCGCCGGGGCCGCTCTGGGCGTCGATGTAGGCGCCGTAGAAGTCGGCGATACGCGTCACGGAGTCGGACGGGCTGCCGACGACCGTCCGGGGCGCCGAGACGGCGGCCTTGGCCGGGGTCGCCTCGG is a window of Streptomyces sp. B21-083 DNA encoding:
- a CDS encoding (2Fe-2S)-binding protein — translated: MRVSFTVNGRPQEADDVWEGESLLYVLRERLGLPGSKNACEQGECGSCTVRLDGVPVCSCLVAAGQVEGREVVTVEGLADHAKQRAAHGSCGTGACGTSLDAARQWQPKGATASPATDSQTGEGTELAPIQQAFIDAGAVQCGFCTPGLLVAADEMLEQNPNPTDADIREALSGNLCRCTGYEKIMDAVRLAAARQGEAV
- a CDS encoding FAD binding domain-containing protein, which encodes MDFLRPASWEEALAAKAEHPTAVPLAGGTDVMVEINFDHRRPEYLLDLTRIGDLYEWETGERSVRLGASVPYTRIMENLRAELPGLALASHTVASPQIRNRGGVGGNLGTASPAGDAHPALLAAGAEVEAESVRGTRLIPIDDFYTGVKRNALAPDELIRAVHIKKADGPQQYSKVGTRNAMVIAVCAFGLALHPESRTVRTGIGSAAPTPVRAKTAEEFLNAALEEGGFWDNGKIITPSVAKQFAALCAGACNPIDDVRGTASYRRHAVGVMARRTLTWTWESYRGTAAHTEGVA
- a CDS encoding PucR family transcriptional regulator, which codes for MRLRALLDTDALGLTLLGGEDELDRAVRGVMTTDLRDPSRYLSGGELVLTGLAWRRDPADSEAFVRLLTGAGVAALAAGEAELGNIPDDLITACARHRLPLFAVHESVAFASITEHVVRQVSGERAGDLAAVVDRHRRMMTSGPAGGGPDVVLDLLGSDLDLRAWVLSPAGRLIAGSKVSGPAPAPDVCATLAAEHLAAARTGRRGPHRVAVGGTAYSLFPVRGNSRTAADQGGSRDMRETLLSEWLLAVEADAGDWPAERLDLLQGVTQLIAVERDRRDAAHTVRRRLAQEVLELVQSGAAPAEIAARLRVAAPVLLPGLGAAPHWQVVVARVDWAGGEIEGGPVAQALLEEILVDPLLTGPEHSDRIAVAHTGDEAVALVPLPAVSSEHDGSEAGILAEELLAAVRDPLSAGLDDNGRLTIGVSATVHSAEGLRGALEEARHARRVAGARPGRVCAAGHQELASHVLLLPFVPDDVRRAFTARLLDPLRDYDRRHRAELIPTLEAFLECDGSWTRCAARLHLHVNTLRYRVGRIEQLTGRELSRLEDKLDFFLALRMS
- a CDS encoding GntR family transcriptional regulator — protein: MQHAGPQGAHGSPETGAPVSHPGAVRVPPQLTAADVDRGWGFGASGPTARDTASAGAAADGARGEHTHSEQPIPVPRPERSHPDRSRPAQTPPARTRPVVQRSSVRGQILDALRTALVGGELAPGEVYSAPALGDRFGVSATPVREAMQQLALEGAVEVVPNRGFRVVERGARELAELAEIRALLELPVLLRLSRTVPAERWTELRPLAEATARAASTGCRATYAETDRAFHRAVLSLAGNTQLVQLADDLHRRAQWPLVDTKADTSRAALMADADDHMALLDALEARDAAVVQSLVREHVTGAH
- a CDS encoding (2Fe-2S)-binding protein encodes the protein MSAPIQTRSALADAYDRLAEVYPAAAVTELDPGQAHPRGAGWVRAAGLAAGDGDLDSFLDWDDEQVLRDYGERGRPDVVAGFGLHRYAWTACLLITVPWFLHRRVPRLPVEDVSYHRTDGRFSVRTGAFACLPDDPAAVQPGARVVGDEEALRGEVRAALTEHLEPLLGGFGPRMRRRGRALWSVVTDDVVEGLHYIGQVVGEADRARRELELLLPGSTRPFVGSAGFREVTGPDGATLPTRDRASCCFFYTIRPDETCDNCPRTCENDRIAKLKAAAAS
- a CDS encoding DUF2637 domain-containing protein; the protein is MRLTDISLNWLLPGAVLLLGVLAAVAVLSRGKRSSGAKASQDDSWERTEERRRRKEAIFATASYVLLFCSAAVAAALSFRGLVGFGEQNLNLTDGWQYLVPFGLDGAAMFCSVLAVREASHGDAALGSRILVWMFAAAAAWFNWVHAPRGLDNAGAPQFFAGMSLSAAVLFDRALKQTRRAALREQGLVPRPLPQIRMVRWARAPRETYKAWSLMLLEGVRSLDEAVDEVREDRRQKDQAKMRRREQERAERAHLKAISRGHRGPFGGGGGGGGRQQVEVERAPAQVTSEPAISTAEQLPLRARHSLQPVRGTSDSITVDLTAEDDTMALPRLDSLERKLRDLEQQYG
- a CDS encoding ATP-binding protein, coding for MHRGEASHMRRRLGCSDLREVPEARRALRDLLRHWGRPGCSEIAELLTSELVTNALVHTDRDAVLTATVSPHGLRVEVRDFVGRRPRLRAPVADDGTHGRGLVLVESLADAWGVQAHGVGKAVWFELNGGAA